CATCATTGATTGGTCGCTCCTCCAAACTTGACTCATCCTCATCAGGAATAGATGGGAAGCAACCAGCAAATATCCTCGGAATAACAAGCTTGTCCGCTCTGCCTACGTCAGTACGAGTAAGCACCTTCCCAAAAAGTTTGGTGCGTATACACTCCTGTTCCCCATTCACTTGGGGAACATTGACAGAACTGGACGAGTGGATACTATCAGTGCTGGCCTGTTGCAGAGTAAGCGGGTCATGTTCACCATTGTTTATCCCTTGCAAGTATCTTTTGCAGCCTTCCATCCAAATGTTGAGGGTTGTGTTCTCATATGCTATCACAGCTTCCTTCTCCGATCCAAATATCCCTAGGAGAATCCAATCATTATTCACATAAACATATGCTGCCCATTTCCCATTTGGTAGAGCAACGACTCCCTGAGAACTTGAACTACAGTTCCCATCCAAATGTCTTGCACGCTTGTTACAGGATTGGTTTTGTCTTGTACTGTTTGAACCTGAAGCTTTCCCAACCATATGTGCTGTGACATTCAAGAAACCTTTCATCGTTCACTGCAATCACAGGAATATAAGTCATAAAAGTAGGAAATAACGAAGAAATAGCAAAGTCAAATAAAATATTATGCTTGATAAACTATGGGATGCCCTTCCATGAACTCATGTTGAAGTTAATTGTAATTCAACTACACAACCCTCACAAATACCAGGATAAACCGAATACAGCTTACATCTTCAGTTAgcaaaaaggaaaaagaaaacatCTAGTACACACACTATATAAAAATGTCAATTGTTTGGTCTGCATACTGAATTTTAAGAATAAAAAACAACACATAAACAGTGAACTGCAATATTTAGCAACTAAAAGTAACACATCTTCATAAAAATCATGGCATGAAAAGATCAATTAAACTCGCCTGAACTAAACATAAAAAGAAAACCAGGAGAGGAAGAAAGTGACCTCCCCCAAACAAAAACAATGGAAAAAACGATCTTGACATAATCAGAGGGTGAATAATGGATACGGAAAACGGCGTGAACAAGCAAACATATGTAAAGGGGAAAAAATGGGAAAGGTATAACACTGTAATTTCACATGTATTGTTAATTATGAAAAGAAACATAAATACATAGACCCTATTGCCTAATACATGAACAAAACTAAATCTTAAACATGTATTTATAAGCTCAATGACAACACTACTTTCCAGACTGCAGATCATGCATTTACTTTGCAAATTTACTAACCACCTCGATACAGATGCCCTACTACATATGGTATGGTGCTTCTCATACTTCAAACATGCTTCATATGTGTAAGCTTCCAAATAGAATAACCACAAGACTATATCATAAAATAGAATGGAAATCTATGAGTAATGGATAGACTCGAGAATGCTATATCAATAAAATGAAAGCCAAAGCCTCTTTTTTGTACAATTTATACAACTGACGCCTATTTTTATTGATCGAAGAAGTGAAAACGGACAGATAATCTTGCAGAACAGATGACACATTAATACACTATACCAGCGTGCTGACAttcaataaaaaaaatattaaattgtCCCCACTGATACCAAACCAAAATCATTTCGTGAGGCTCACATGTTTCAGTTATACAGATATCTGTGTTCGTATCTCATAAATACCATTTTGAAAACCTAATCTATGGTTGGCTTATATAAAAAAGCAATCACATGGATAAAAGTAGgaagaaaaaaaattgagagCAAATACGAGGCTGTATCAGCATTTTTACCGAATATGCCAACATTTCTCGGCAAAAAAAATCAGCATTTAGCTATTCATGCTACTAGCTACTAATAGATGAATACCAACCATAATAATTAAGACTATACATATATCTATAAACATGGTATATAAGAAGACTCGGACCAAAATAATGGGAAACGAAACTTACATAGTTTAAACAATTCTTCACAATTTGCTAAGCTCAGGGTCAGATTTGTTGGGCGGCTGGTGTGTGGAAAATACTCTTCTCTGGTGCGTGTATATATATAGAGAGGGTACGCACAATGTGACCGTTGTGGCTTTACGAAAACCTCAAATTTTGCTTTGTTACCAAAGTAGCCGCTATCGCGCGCTGAAAAGAAAATTCAAATTTTCAGTCTAGATGCAAAGGAGCGAACTTAAAATGTTTGAATCAAAagaattttaaatcaaaaatagaGTCAGCAATACAGAAAAGGATTTGAATGGAATATCAAATATTACATAAATAATTCTGATTAGGAGAATTACATAAATATTTCTGATTAGGAGAATCAGTAACGTTTACTAATCATATAATCCAAAGTCCGATTCTTTACATAGTAGCATCATTTTCCACTTAAGTACCATGAATTACAAAATATTTCATACTAATTTTGTTATCTTTAAAATTCTCCTTATATCGTAAATCTCAATTTTAAGGTTAGCTATATATACATAACACGGAATGTGATTCATCAAGATAGTAAAGCAGTTAGGCAAACGCAAATGCCTAAATAGTTCAAAGAAATAATGAGCATTATTGGTATATAAATCCATATAGCTACAGTGCATGAATTACAATGATCGTACATCATATATGCCACATTTAAATAACAATGCTTGAAAATATTGTTCTTCCTTGTGCATATGTATATAACAACAAATATGAATTGCCAACTGGAAAAATATGATTAGTCAGGCCACTTAATGAGCATATGCACAAACACATGTATTGCCTTGATTGCCACATCAATTATGAGAAAACACCCCTTCCCTTGACAATTAAAACAAATTGAAAGATCTTCAAAGCTGATTCTGATCACTAATCAAAACAAATAAAGTTTATAAAACAAAACTTTCTTAATAAGGATGTTACCAATTCCAGGATAAATAGTACAGTCACACACTGACAAGTAATAACAATTGCTAACCTTTAGTTACTGATCAACTTAAGGCCAAAATCCAACACTAACTTAGGTTGTAAAAGCTATACAGACCACTTTCTGACAGGATCAAGAATCTAGGAGTAACTTAATAACTCAACAAAATGTAAAACGAGCAACAAAGAGACAAGCTAACTATTGTTTGATTATTTAAGCATCTAACTTGATTCTGGGTGGGTAGACATATAATACTTAACAATATCTTACATTGTGTTGGAATATAGCATAAAATCCAGTTGGGGTCTTCCTCTAACatcttcctctaacaccttaaggtaTATGGTGTTAATATGGTGTTAGATGAGCTGGTTAACATACTGCTAATTTACTTAACAGATAACACAATCTTTTACTTGACAATTAACACAATACTAGTGATGATCAATTGGTATAACATACTTAAATTTTATGAAGTGCACGGTCTTGGATAAAATATTAATTAGGAATGTAAATCATCATGGATATTCACTGCGCATAACAATGATTTCCCCAAGGCCCCAATATTGAGAAAGAAAACAAGAATTTCACggtaataatttattaatttttaagcAAATCGTTACTTTGATTATGCTTTTAATATATACTAATTGGACTTTTACACTCTAATAAGATGCATATATTTATGAACTATGTAATTATGATCTAAGTAGAGGGATTTGATAATATATATCGAGTTATCCCGAAGACGACTAGTCAATGCGTAGGTACTCGGGCGCTGAGAGTCTCGAAACCCGACTTGTCGTCGACTAGTCGAAGCGAAGGTCGCCCAATAGTCTCGAAACCCGACTTAGGGACTTCATAACTAATACCATGGACCAAATGACGGTACACAAGAAAAATTTAAAGATGAAAATTATATGAAGATAGATGACTTTCTTGATATTTATCATATTGATATTTTTATTTGCTTGGATATGTTTGATATTTTGAATATTGATGTTGGTGCTAATTTTAAACTTATTATTCTAGTACTTCTGATTTATTTTATGAAACAGACCTCTTTAgtagtattatatcaaatctaGTAATTATATGTATGATGAACACTTTGTCAACTTTTTACGACTAGTCAGGCGATTGGTCGACTAGTCTTCTCGAGTACCATACTCGGGCGTACTCGGGCATCGAGACTCGACTTGGCGCCGTGATAACGATTTATCGACATTAGAAATTTCTGTCTTAGAGCCGCATAGAACTCACTACTTGATAtaactaaaaaaataattttaaaaaatatctaGCCATTATACATTTACATATATTCTCCAAAAATATATGAAGGACCTAAGCCTATTATTTAATCAGGATCATTTGGTACCACACCTGATACCACATATCCTGGCAAGTAAAAAAGTTACTAGATCTTATTAATAAGTAATTCCGATAAGGGCATATTTATATGACCTATGATCATGCATCTCGATTCCCATGTTTATTATAACATACCCAAGGTTTACTAATGAAACTTTGAAGAATTTTTTATAACGAGTATCTTTCCTATTTACAAGATCTCCACCACCCCAagtatatctatactatattataatagacgaaacattaaaagtttggtagttggccggtcggtacttgctgaaattacttatttacccttaattaattattctaattctaattggtTAATCagtcaattctaattctaattgataatgaagtcaacttcctcttccaatttaaattttatttcatataaaaCTCTATATCACCGTTActgatattaaagtcaacttctaatactatctttaaattttgATTCATATTTAGTTCTATACTATTCTAATTGATATTTCGGACTAAAATCAGATTAAACAATATAATGTGTCtcgggttaagataaaataaaTACCACTGATCCTGCTAAAACATTTTACTATAGAACTatgataaacaaaataatatatattattcatcgaagataaaaaattatataattgaTCCAAACTAACACAAAATTATAATCAAAATATAATTTGACCaactaaaataaaatcatatatactaattatcgagactaaaacaaaattatcttattgatccggacataaaaattaaaactaaactaaaaataattagttggaCTTGGTCGGAATATTGAGCCTGTGGCTAAGATAAAATAATGTAAATTTACTGATCCGAGATAAATCCAATTAATAACAGACTAAGcataattcgtatcctattgatACGAACTAAAAGTTTACTTttattaaaacataattatctcTTTTAAATACGCATAAAATTATCTCTAAAACTATATGTTCAATCAGTACTATTATCTTTTTCAAATAGCtcttatagttaatcgattaagtaataaaTTCTCTAAAATAATATTTGTGTAGAGTCCAATGGAAACATTGTATTTTTACtcttaaaaaaattataaaatcgcTATGATTATATTTTTCCCGTATACCAAGGCTAttactttaaataagtttaactgttcaaaaataaatatgaacatatacgtgtattaatataattatcatcaattcatattatttataaaaaagtaaaaataaaaaaaaataagtgAATAAATTTAAGAAttcaattcaaatatttttttgaaaaacatTATACAATAATAAAAAAGATTTAAacatccgtgcatcgcacgggttttaagctagtatACATATTATGTTCATAACCAAGGAACTTGGTGTTTGTTTTCCTCTCATCTCCTAAAGCAACTGAATTCACGGCCACCTTGACGTTTCACTTGCAAAACAGATCAAGTCCAACAAGGCTATCCTATGTTAGCTATGTATTGAATTTAGTGCGAGTATTCATGAGTATTAGTATGTACATCAATACACTGTCAGATTTGTATATATGAAAATTTAGGGAAATCTATCACATGAACAATATTGTACTATAAGCGTCTCAATATAATACATTATAAAGGCATCAAAATATTATACTATTTAATGcacaaaataaaattatcaaATATTTACAACATTTAAGTTAAATTTTTATGAAGGTGAAACTCCTTCAAACTACAATCAACAGTAATTGATTATGTTTTACACACAACTTTTAAACATCTTTAAAGGTCCATACCGCATGAACAGTGCTAAACTCAGCAACATATATTCCAGCACAACTAATTCAATGTCAATCTACTTAGGGTTAGCAGCTATCAAACATAAGACCTGAATTTAGAATTCATTCAGAAAAGCATTGGTTTTTAGGTTTAAAAATGTACTATGTCAAGTCACATCAAAGACACTTTACTATTCCCAGAAAAGCTGTATATGGCCTCTATGACAAAACTTTCCATTTGTTTCTTTCTTCTATAACTCCATGGATAATGACATCCCTTCTATTCCACTTTTTTAATGGCCAGGTTATCTTTCCAACCATATCTTCCTGATTGTACTATATTACACACTTCTCAAATGATTAATCAATGTAAGACAAAAATAGGCAAGTTGGAGTACAAAATGAAGGACTTGATAACTTGACAGGGCTTTCTGCTGAAATGATGAGCTGGTATCCTGGTACACAATGATATCACTAAACAATAACTGATATTTACAACGGACAAAATACACCAAGTCCGTTGAAGATGAGTTTATGATGGAAAAGAAATATCGAACAGGTGTTATGGAAAGTTTGTTATTCAGTCCCAAGTAATCAATCCGGCACAAGGCAAACGGGCCCACAAGACAATATAAAATGTTTCATTGGTAAAATGCTAAGACTAGGTGATTAGCTACCATTATTCACACAAAGAATAGGCAATGGCTGAAGACAACAAACAGAATGCATACTTCAGAGAAAATTTCGACTCCCGAGGCCTGGATCTTTGAGTATAAAGAGTTGTTCAATAAAACTGAACGAATATTGAACAACTATTTCTTATGAAATTGACGTTCAATACAAAAAATTGATAAATTTTTTGTGTTACCATCTGAATTAACGACACTAATTTTTCCAAATATGATTTTGTTGTAGGCCCTAAGATGAATTGATTTTCAACCATCTCATGATAATCAATAACATACGCTTTGCAGTTTGCAAAAGTcccacacacatatacatatatatagaaTTTTCTATGATCAAATTCAATGAATAGCCAAGTTAGTTGATATTTAAGAGGTCCTGATTAGAAATAAAGATTGAGATGCAATTAAAATTTAGTTTCCCTGTAATTCTGCAAAGCACAATAAGCAAACAACATTTAATTAAATTCTTACTACTTGATATAGTTGTTAAAAAACAATTGTAAACGAAGAAGGCCAACTTGTTATAAAGGCTAGGTTAATATCTGATGgcctctccctctctctctccctctctccctctctctccctctctccctctctccctccctccctctctccctccctccctctcaaTCCCCCCCTCTCCCTCACTccccctctccctctccctctccctcgcTCTATCCTTCTCCCTGCCCCTCTCTACCCCCTCTCTACccctctcaatctctctctctcacacacacacaaacGCGTGCGCAATCAAATACCTATTATTTGTATTAAGTATTGAGTATAATGAAAATAATGATGCAATAAATTAGCAAAAAAATAATAATGATGCAATATCCTAGCTAAAAGAACTAAGAAACTCTTTAATTAATTCAGAAGTACTATCCTGCAAGGATCAAAATCTATCGTTTAAGAAAGAATGATCACAATCAGAACCAACGGAGAATGTAGGTCATCTCAAAGACAAATTTAAAAGATCAGGAATAAATAGTACCACATATTTAGTAGGCATTTATAAGTGATGAAATTGAGCATGTTACTGAAACACACTAGTTTTGCAGCACCAAGCAAAAAGCCCCtaacaattattcaaaaatattcagAGGCCTAGATGTTCATGTCTTACTGCGCAGACATGACATTTTAACACATACATGTAACAAATTATTTCCTTGTTATCTGCATAATATACTAAGCAATAACAAATTAATAATGCAATCTCCCAAGAAAGGTTGGAAGATTTCTTATCAATTAATGAGGTACTAGCAAACTACAAACGTTTTCCAACTGAAAAGTTTCTAATAAATTAAGAAGTAGCTAGCATATATGCCACATAAAAAGCATCTATAATCATATAATCGCTTATCTAAACACACCAGAAACAAGATAATACAATTAGTCTCGAGGACAGGTTCAGGAGATTGCCACTTTATTCATTTGCATGAAATACTGAAATATAGGTAGGTTCTATTAGTTTTTGCGGGCACCAAACCATATATGAGTCCCCAACAATCAGAAGCctagtttttatttttaaaaagatGGCTACACTTTTAGAAGTGCAAATAAAGTTTGTTCACCATCTAGAAGTATTTAGAATTATGGCACTTATTCTCACAATTTGGAAGGAGAAGGCCCAAAATCTCACAGATGTTGTAATATGGCCTTTTCTACCACTAAAAAACGTTACTAATACATGCGTTTATAGTTAATGCATAATGAAAGTGCTAGCACAGTGGTTTTACTATGTACTTCGGAGCTCTATGCGCTGAGTGACCAGGTTCGAATCCCCCTTTACACAAATTTATTTTTCTGAACCAACAGCAACACAAACTAGTTTTGCAGTGTCTTtagacaaacacataaactaaatgCGTTTAACTGTTAACTGTTAACGCAAACTTTAAATACGTTTTTTGCATTAATtcatatatcaaaataattaatttttaacaGTAAACGTAAGAAATAATTGCGTTATTTATTTTAGATAGAAACGCAAAAAAAAGTTGCGTTTTTGAGTGATAGAAAAGGCCATATTCCCGTACTTGTGAGATTTTGGGCCTTTTATTCCCAAATTGTGATATTAAGGGCCATCACCCAAGTATTTACAAGGCCAATATAACAAGACTGGTAATTGCCAAAAATTAAAGATATTATAATAATATCAATGCTATATGATGCCAGGATAAAGAAATACACACATGCCCGCACAACAGATATTTAACAGATAAAAAACATATCTTATACTGGATTAAGACCTTCCTACAAACACTCTCAACAACAAATTCGAAAGATTTTTAATTTGTCTTCGCAAACTGAAAAACTGAAAGATGGAGAAAACCAAAAGAAACATTTTCCTTATTTTATCttcttttttttgctaaatgaaATTTTATATATTCTTTTTGTGCCAATAAATTTAGGATTATGGGATAACCAAACTATCTCTATCCCATTAGAGATCATGAGTTTGAATTCTTATGCTTTATGTCAGGGGTCTTCTACAAAAACAatctttaattactttaatttcTTTCCTTCTATCTGTGCAGGTAAACTATAGAACGTTAATTATCAAGGAATGTAGAATTAGCTATTGGTTCTATATAAAACATGGGCTAATATATACGAAtatgcaaatatatatatataacaataaatgTTAGAATGTTAGAATTTAAGTAATAAAATTGATTAATTCATGTATATATAACATTTTTAAAGGTTAAAATAGGCAAAGAAGGTGTAAAGGACTAAAGGGAGAACTTAAGGTGTGTGCTTTTGTCGTATAGTCGATTTTATTACGAAGGACTGTGCTGAACATATAGTGTCCCAGTATTAATTTCGGATATTTAAATTCAGGTCATACTGAAAGCACACATAGCCAACATAATAATTACTTTGTGAAGATAGAACTAAAAGGAAAACACTGTCACCAATGTTTGAAAGACAAGTCAAAAAATAGATAAACAGCCAAAATATATACTAAAAGTCTTAGGAGGAAACAAATTGCACAAGTACCTGATTGTCTACATTTCTGCATTAATCTGGAAGAGATGGGGTAATGAAGCTGGTATCTTATGTATTTTCTGCCCAACACTAAGCAATATGGCAGTTGTATGAACAAGCAAAATATCAACACTGAAACAAGAGTAATTAATTACAGTAAGTATATTATCACAAAAATTAAGTGTAAATAGCTAGGGCGTGAAAAGGGAAATACAATAATGAACACAGAAAATCGAAGCTTATAAATATAAGGAATTGAGATAATTGCTAACCTGCTTGTGTACAGAAACAATGCAGGAAGATGGAAATCATAACAAAAACTGCAGGTGTTGTCGTGATTTGATGCGTATACTCCCCAGAATCATCGgaaagaaacaaaacaaaattAGGCATAGCAAAATTTGTTGATTTATACAAATGGATGGAATCAAAATCAACAAGATTAATAACATGCATTCACAAAGCTAGTTTGCAAATAAAGGGAGAGAATGAACAGTAGCAAAAACAACTATTCAGAATATTCAGCATCAAGAAATTATACACACAACACATAAAAAGGGGGAATAAAAAAATAAGGGTATAATAAACCGTTAGAATCGTTAGAAATTAGAAGTAATTAGAGTAGG
The sequence above is drawn from the Apium graveolens cultivar Ventura chromosome 2, ASM990537v1, whole genome shotgun sequence genome and encodes:
- the LOC141706903 gene encoding AP2/ERF and B3 domain-containing transcription factor At1g50680-like translates to MKGFLNVTAHMVGKASGSNSTRQNQSCNKRARHLDGNCSSSSQGVVALPNGKWAAYVYVNNDWILLGIFGSEKEAVIAYENTTLNIWMEGCKRYLQGINNGEHDPLTLQQASTDSIHSSSSVNVPQVNGEQECIRTKLFGKVLTRTDVGRADKLVIPRIFAGCFPSIPDEDESSLEERPINDVELGFYDQSMKLWKFRYCYWRKNKSYSLSKGWRKFVQEKDLSSGDEVIFFKCERVEDTSVVDTYFMIDVQNANEVQVEEVGGKMGDTVVSSHSEGVQDLQNEENAGGIADVRHFAKIQADKDLEAAGAGSGKAPVKEVMLFGVKIIA